The following coding sequences are from one Scomber scombrus chromosome 20, fScoSco1.1, whole genome shotgun sequence window:
- the rdh12l gene encoding retinol dehydrogenase 12, like, with amino-acid sequence MEAIRNFFSTPWSSDQRLEDQTVVITGANTGIGKETAIDLAKRGARVIIACRDMEKAQEAVKEVITNSGNENVVCMKLDLSDIRSIREFAEAINKDEPKLNILINNAGVMVCPYGKTADGFEMQIGVNHMGHFLLTHLLIDLIKRSAPARIVTVSSMAHSWGSINLEDINSEKSYDKKAAYSQSKLANVLFTRSLAKKLEGTGVTTYSLHPGVVQTDLWRHLNGPQQFVMKMVSPFTKTSVQGAQTTIYCAVEPKLEKESGGYYSDCAPANCSAAGKDDDLAQKLWELSCRMLSVTWD; translated from the exons ATGGAGGCTATAAG AAATTTCTTCAGCACGCCCTGGTCCTCTGATCAAAGACTGGAGGACCAAACTGTGGTGATCACAGGTGCCAACACTGGTATTGGTAAAGAGACAGCCATAGATCTGGCAAAAAGAG GGGCAAGGGTCATCATAGCGTGCAGGGACATGGAGAAAGCACAAGAAGCTGTGAAAGAAGTCATCACCAACTCAGGCAACGAGAATGTCGTCTGCATGAAACTTGACTTGTCCGATATCAGGTCAATACGGGAGTTTGCAGAAGCCATCAACAAAG ATGAGCCGAAACTCAACATCCTCATCAACAACGCTGGTGTGATGGTGTGTCCGTACGGGAAGACAGCAGATGGTTTTGAGATGCAGATCGGCGTCAATCACATGG GCCACTTCCTGTTGACACATTTGTTAATCGACCTGATTAAAAGATCTGCACCAGCCAGGATCGTCACCGTGTCGTCGATGGCTCACTCCTGGGGCTCCATCAATCTGGAAGACATTAACAGCGAGAAGAGTTACGACAAGAAGGCCGCCTACTCACAGAGCAAGCTAGCCAATGTCCTCTTCACGCGCTCATTGGCTAAAAAACTAGAAG GCACAGGAGTGACGACGTACTCCCTCCATCCCGGAGTTGTTCAGACAGATTTATGGCGTCATCTGAACGGCCCTCAGCAGTTTGTCATGAAGATGGTCAGTCCCTTCACCAAAACCTCCGTCCAGGGAGCCCAGACAACTATTTACTGCGCTGTGGAGCCCAAACTGGAGAAGGAGAGCGGCGGATACTACAG CGACTGTGCTCCCGCCAACTGCTCGGCAGCCGGCAAAGACGATGACCTGGCGCAGAAGTTGTGGGAGCTGAGCTGTCGGATGCTCTCCGTGACGTGGGATTGA